The DNA sequence TAGGGAAATGTTTTGCAAGTTAAAAATGGTTATTAGTAAATGGCGTACTTAAAAATTTTTGAATGGAAAATGGTGTACTTAAAATCTGCATAGCAAATTACATGAACAACTTTTCCTCCTATAGATAACCTTATGCTTGGTTAGTTGGTTTACACTTTACAGCCATTTCATCATATACACCAAATATCAAATTCATTTTCTCCTTAGTACTTGCAGAAACTTGAGAAGAAGAAATTAACTGCAGTCAGAAACTCAGAATAATATGACGTGTACCTCATGCCTCTGTCTGGCTGCTGATCGTAGCTCCTCTGGTTTCTGTTTGCACAAAGAGTGTCCACTTTAGTATTTAACTAACTAAATTCATTTCAACAGCTATAAATACGAAAACACTATTTTGCTAAATGGTAAATGTTGGTGTCAACAATGTTCCAGGAGAAAATTAAAAATAATCCTAGTGGGAACTAGTGAACACAAAAAAGAATGCAGTAGACactatcaggccttgtttagtttccaaaatttttcaagattctccgtcacatcgaatcttgttgcacatgcattaaacattaaatatagataaaaacaaaaactaattacacagtttgtctgtaaatcgctagacgaatcttttgatcctagttaatctatgattggacaatatttgccacaaacaaacgaaagtgctacagtagcgaaatccaaaaattttcacgaACTGAACCAGGCCTCAGTTTTGCTTACTTTGTCTTGCTTGATTCTGTCATTCCACTCCTTTGTCTTGCTCTTTATCTCCTTGGAATTCAAGTCAGCAAGCTGCAGAAACAAATGGAGTTGTTTACATATAAGCCTTGTGCATCTGATATAGAGAACAAGTAATGCCCATCCATTGTGTAACCATGTTTTTTCTTCCAAAACAATAACAAATATAAATTGTTATGACCGGCATACCCTATGCCAGGCGCCGGCCATCTAGTGGCTAATAGGATTAGATAGATGGGCCAATGGcccaatattattattattattaagagTCTTATAAATAGGAGTTGTAATCATTGTGGACAATTTTAAGCGAGAGCAATCATAATTGCTCGGAATCCTTTAGGGAGCCGGGAGATCCTAACCTGCCCTAGCCACCCCcttctcttcttcctcgcgaCCAGCAGACTACGGCACCCCAGCACCGTAGCCGTCCTCCTCCCCCAGTCAATCACCCCTACAACTTCGCCGCATACACGGTAGGATCTGTAATCCTATCATAAATACTTAAGGTGCAAATGAcaacattttttttctatttcaaAGACTGTTCAGTTGCAGTATTTTAACTCCAGAAATGCATAAAAGATGCCGGTAAAGATTAATCGTGATTTATATAGAGTCCACAGAGAAGAAAAATAACAAAGTCATATAACGCAGTAGTACCACTGGATACATATGAGAAATGAAATATCAACTGGATTTAGACACAGATTAAGAAATGGCTATGCTGTGCTAAATGGCAAATCTAAGTGCTAAGCCTGTATAACAAGAAGGAACTAAGAAAAAGGACAAATGAAAAGGAAAGAAGTATTACCAAAAGTGAGTGTAACACATCTTCAACAGCCTCAGAATGGTGTACTGTCTCGATGTGCTGGACAAGAAGTTTCTTAACTCGTGGTTCCTCTGAAGCTGTGAGCATGGCAAGCAAGTAAATCATATGCAGGTGAAGGAGGCACtattctccctccctccctcttttATTCTGGCCTATAATTGTTTGTCTGAATAAAGCAGAATTTGGTGTTATATCATGTATAGTATCAATGGAAGGTGGCAAATTTGAAGTCTTGCACCATCATCATTCAGCAGGCAGGTTACTCTCGCATTCTTGCGGGGTAACTTGCATATACAAGTTACTGACACTGTAAGAACCAACAGTACCAGTGACAAGTTAAATAATTTTCAAGGGGGCTCGTGTACCTTTAGCACTGGCGGCGGAGGAAGAGGAGGGTGGGTCGGAGATGGAGAGGCTGGAGAAATCGAGCATGGCCTTCTTCGCCGGCCTCTCATTAATCTCTAGCCCTGACAACACAGCAGCAGGGAAAAAAAAACGTCAAAACCCTCCTCCTATCGAGTGGAAATTCAAGGGGGAAGGAAAGGGAGCTCACAGAAAGCGTCCGGGCGGGTCTGCGAGGGCTTGCGCTTGACCCGCACGACGATGGGCTTCCCCTTCGCTGCGGGCTCCGAGGTGGACGCCTCGCCGgcgggcgccgccgccgaagaCGCCATATGGCCGGCGGTTGGGCAGTCACGAGGGCGGCTTTGACACCCACAAGGCCCACAAGGGAGTCCCTTGTTGCAACTTCTGCCCGTGCTTTACGATTCGTGCGCGCCGCATCCGCATCCGCGGAGGGAGACGGGAACGGGACGGGGGCCCGGCATCTCTTGCCTTGCCAGTTGCCACCCACCACCCCCGTTGGTCTTGGTCTCGGTCTCGGTCTCGTCTCGTCGGCCACCGCCACCTCCGCCGCCGATGCGGGTCCGTCTCCAGCACCTCCTTTTTTGGATTCAAATCCCAACTCCTCATTCCCTCGCCAACACTTGCCTCCTTGTTGGATTCCTCCTCGTCGATGTAGCATCGAAGCCATCACGCCTATGGAGCGGCGGCAAGCTCAACTGGTAAACCGCCGCCACCTCCTCCCTGTGGCTTCCGCAGCCTCTtctctctctgtttttttttccctCGAAACACCGCAGCCTCTTCTCTGATGCTATTTACTTCACCATGTGTGTGTGTTTTGTTCATAAAAAGTAGTAGGAGAAGATTGTTTGGGTGGGACTGGGAGGAGATTTCAATCCAGGGCATATCAATCTAAGTGGTCGATGGCCCATAACCGTCTTGCTGCTTCTGGCTTCATCAACCAGATTAAAAATCTTGGTGTGGACTGTAATGTGCTTGCAGAATTGTATGTTCAATTGAATTATTGAACTGCTCCCCTTCAAACTCGCGACTTGGTCTTTcttctttgaaaaaaaaaacaataatatAAGAAAACGAACTGCTAGCCTCGAGGGGAGGGAAGCTGCTAGGCTCTGCATTGAGAAAAAAAACGCTTACATGCTCAATTTGAAGTTGTTGGTATTGTTGCACTAAAAGTTGGACAAGACAAACAAATGTTCTTCTCCGTGTGTTGTTGGTGTGCCTGTTAGTTTCTGCTTTGTGTCCCCAAATTCGGAATTATtcattcataacaatgtgtgctgTGCTCCAGATGGTTTGGTTGCTCCACAGGTCAAAACAAAGGTCTTGCCCTGTCAGTGACATGATGATTCTCAGGGTGGTGCCATCCGAACCTCATTTTCTGTGGTACAACATTGGGTATGAAGAAAAAGGCTTATGGAAATGGTGAAATTGCCAGAGATTTTTCTAGCAAAGTTGACCACATCCTGAAAAATCACTTGGGCATTGTTGTCAAGAAACTTGCGATTAGCATGTGTGGATATTATGCTGCCAATGATTCTTGTTATCTCAACAGTTGGCTTCTGACTGCTGTTACACCAGGAATTGAAGAACTTTCACTTATACTGCCAGTGGGGGCAACATACAATTTCCCATGCTCACTTTTGTCTAATGGGAGTGGAGACTCAATCCGGTATCCCCTACTTTGTGGTTGCTCCTTGCGACCCACAGCTGAACTTCCTTGGTTAAAAAAGCTTGACAAAAGTGGAGCTTCATGCTGTCTGTTTTACTAAGGATGAGCTAGGGTGCCTTCTATGCAATTCTTTTGCTTTGGAGCGGTTGGTACTCAGGCATTGTGATGAGATAGTTTGCTTGAAGATCCCTTGCATGCTGCGGCGGCTCAGGTACCTAGACGTTATTAGCTGTGGCAATCTGCAAgtgatagacaacaaagctccaAATATATCCAGCTTCTTCTACGCCAGAGAACGGGCTCATACTCAACTGTCACTTGGAGAAGCATTGAAAATGGAGTACATACGCTTGATCTTCTCGGGTGCACTTCATTATGCTTGTGTTGCACTTCCATCCAGCATACCAAACCTTAAATTTGCTGATATACGTTCGAGCAGTGAGGTAAACTCTTAAAAGATTTAACTGGGCTAGTGATGTGCATATCATGAATCCTACCTCAAGCAGTCTTACCTTGGAGTGTATATAACTAACCTAACATCTTTATGCAGATGGCCAATACGCCAATGCTGCACAGCAAGTTTGTCCACCTCAAGAAGCTAAGTATTGCTGTTACCGCATGGAGAAGCTTAGTCTTAGTGCAGTGACCTTTACTCCGGCCTATGATTATTTTTCTCTAGTTTCCTTTCTTGACTCTTGCCCTCCTTGGAGACACTGGTCTTGGATGTAAGTTGCTGTTCATATTTCTGTTATTTTAATAGCTATACCACAGTGGAAACAGTGctagattttttttatatacttTCTCATCTTAGGTAGCCCAGGAGGAAATGGAGCATGTCTCTGTATTCACAGATCCCTCAGTTCTGTGGAAGATGCAAGGACACCAGCATCACAAGATGAAGCAAGTGAAGATCCTAGGATTCACGTCTGCAAAGAGTCTTGTTGAGCTTACTTGCCATTTTCTTGAGAGCATAACGTCACTTGAACACCTTACACTGGAGTCCATTTTGTAGGACTAGTACTTGAGAGCGCCTATTTGGGATGTGCTGAAACTATGTTGCTATAAAACTCAATAAATAGCAGGGAACCTCCTATTGATAACTTTTGCTATGTTCTTCTGAAAATGTTGAGAGATGCTGGGCACCAGTTTTTCCTTGTGTCCAGTGAAGTATAAACTGTATACCATTGGATGCTTTCTCTGTTCCCTTTTGTTGAGCCTGGTACAGGTCAGGTCAGCCACCGCTGCATCGTGTGGCCGTGCTGTGGCTCTGCTTGCTCAATGGAATATAAGGGAGGAGCTTTGAGAGGTATGCGGCATGTATAGTTGGGCGCGTTCCTCATTCTGAATGATACAGATGTAAATTGTTTTAATATTGGTGGGGTGGTTTTAGATCAAATGAAGGAATTGAACCGATTGGTTCTCACACGGTAATCGTTTCAAAAGAAGAGTTAACACATAAAGAAAAGATTGCATTGTAAACTGATGCACATTCTTGTCTCCGGTTCTAACGAACAGAAATCAtgcacagtttttttttttgagcaaaaGAATTCATGCACAGTTggaaaagcataaaaatccaTACCGAAGTTCCATTTAAATAAGTAATTAACTGCTAGCCCAGCAACCTAAAAAATCGCACATACAGTAgggcaaaaataaaataaatctcaTGACAGAGTTTGTTGAGAAAAAAGTTCATTTCACCTATTGTTGTAGTCTGATTTTTCTTCTCGAACATTAAAATCAGACATCTAACCACTGAATTTCCAAAACAATTCAAATTAACTCCCTGCACGGCTGCGCTGGTTTGGACTTTGCAATGGTTTTGAAGAcggctttgtttttttttaattaaaaaattaGTAAATAGTTGATAAGATTTGTAATCCACAAAAAGGTCTCTAAATACCAAAGAAATCTACATATACAGAATAGGATATGATAAaaccaaataaaatatttagagcTCATGATAGCATCATTAGAAACTTTAAAAAAATAGGTTTAGCTCTAGGAAAATGTGAAAAGTGTACCAAAAAAATCTCGAAAATTTTCAAACCACTAAAAGAAGATGATAAAACCACCTTCAAAGCCACTCCAAACCAGAGGGATGTAATTTGAACGGTTTTGAGAGTTTAGGGGGTAAGACACCTAATTTAGTGGTTTCCGACCATGAGAGGAAGTATTGGTATATTAGGCCAGTCTTAATGGTATTTTGTCATAGTTTCATATACAttaaaatatgctgatgtgacaCCATattaaaagagagagagagggtggTAAGAGTTTTAtgagagtagagagagttttatgGAAATACAATTCTTCtatattatttttaaaatatggATGAGTTGAAAACTGGATTATGAAACCCAGGATGGCCTTGTTACTTGTTGCACTGATTGTGTTGTTTGCTGGTTTAGGCTAATGGGCTGAATGGGCCTACCCGCGGAACGAACCAGGCGGGCATGGGTATTGGTATGTGAAGGCCTCGGGCCTCCCCGACCCCTCCGTCGatccgccgcagcagcagcagcagccatggcgacctccaccaccaccaccactccaCTCGTCGTCTCCTTCTCCCGCAGCTGCCGCTGCCCCTATCCACACCGCCACTCCCCCGGCAAGCCCAAGCCCAAGCTGCCCCCTCTccgctccctctccctctccctctccctccgtaCCGGCCCCCTCGCCGTCCTACCGCGGCGCCGGCGCGACGTGTCGGCGGCGTACGGCGATGGCGACATGGACGACGACTTCGGCGACTTCGACCCGGACGACGCGGACGGGGTCAGCGAGGACGACGACGTCGACAACGAGCAGGACTACGACGTCGACTACGACCGCCTCCTCGCCCCCGTCGTCAAGCCGCCGTTGGGGCCAGCGGCGGCAGAGGAGGGCGACATCGCCATGGTCGCCGCCGACAGCTTCGTCTCCACCCGGGAATCCGCGTCCGATACCGTTGTTGACTACACTGTGGATGAGGACGAGTTCCACAAGATTAGGCTGCTCCACTGTGA is a window from the Sorghum bicolor cultivar BTx623 chromosome 5, Sorghum_bicolor_NCBIv3, whole genome shotgun sequence genome containing:
- the LOC110435626 gene encoding uncharacterized protein LOC110435626; its protein translation is MAGGWAVTRAALTPTRPTRESLVATSARALRFVRAASASAEGDGNGTGARHLLPCQLPPTTPVGLGLGLGLVSSATATSAADAGPSPAPPFLDSNPNSSFPRQHLPPCWIPPRRCSIEAITPMERRQAQLMVWLLHRSKQRSCPVSDMMILRVVPSEPHFLWYNIGYEEKGLWKW